Proteins from a single region of Belliella baltica DSM 15883:
- the dnaE gene encoding DNA polymerase III subunit alpha: MYIIFDTETTGLPRSYDAPMSADDNWPRLVQLAWQLHDAKGKLISNNNFIVKPEGFTIPYNAEKVHGISTDRALKEGHDLVKVLEIFHQDVVKAKYLVGHNIGFDINVVGSEFLRKDIPMQLQQMKELDTKDISTEFCALPGGRGGKFKWPTLTELHKKLFGVGFEDAHDAAYDVAATAKCFFGLITQKVHPPVSGVEVSEVVYEEPQLEEANFVDAKDDQKAAAKDVLRAAGNADISDLVEVPFSHLHVHTQYSVLQSTSEIPAMVALAKEMGMPALAMTDHGNMMAAFNFVKEALAKEIKPIIGCEFNLTKDRKNKSQKDDGYQTVLLAKNKSGYHNLAKLASYANIEGFYYVPRIDRDVLVEYKSDLIATTGGLWGEIPYLILNVGETQAEEAFIWWKEQFGEDFYVELSRHGIPEEEKVNEVLLKLAKKYGVKYFAANNTYYNQKSDAKAHDILLCVKDGELVEKPKKYIGKRGREFRYGFPNDEFYIKSPEEMKKLFADLPEAIACTNEIVEKIETYKLAREVLLPKFDIPEEFKDAQDEEDGKKRGENAYLRHLTYEGAKKRYPELTDEIRERLDFELATIENTGYPGYFLIVQDFIRAARDMGVSVGPGRGSAAGSAVAYCTGITNVDPIAYNLLFERFLNPDRVSLPDIDIDFDDEGRQSVIDYVIKKYGSKQVAQIITYGTMAAKSAIRDTARVLNLPLSEADRLAKLVPDIKLKALFALAKDRAKLSDKLKNNNEDIGKADELIRISKGQDETSKTINQATMLEGSVRNLGIHACGVIITPDDITNFVPVALAKDSDLVCTQFDNSVVESAGLLKMDFLGLKTLTLIKDAVKIVKERHGILLDPDNFPIDDVKTYELFQRGETVGIFQYESAGMQKYMRELKPTVFADLIAMNALYRPGPLAYIPSFIKRKHGTEQISYDLDDMKEFLEETYGITVYQEQVMLLSQKLADFTKGEADVLRKAMGKKQKDVLDKMKPKFIEQAAAKGHDAKKLAKIWTDWEAFASYAFNKSHSTCYAWIAYQTAYLKAHYPAEYMASVLSNNMNDISQVTFFMEECKRMGIAVLGPDVNESKSGFTVNQEGKIRFGLAAVKGSGTAAVQSIIEEREKAGPYQNIFDFTKRVNSKAVNKKTLESLAMAGGFDCFPEHHRRQYLESVDNDGTVLEKAVKYAQKVQQEADSSQVSLFGGGTGMEVPLPSFTPIEPFSQLQQLNIEKEVVGLYISGHPLDQFRVEIESFTNTPLPEFSNMDILRQKGDIKTAGSVSSFAHRTTKTGKPFGTLTLEDYHGAHTFFIFGDDYVKFKEYFMTGWFLYITGSVHPNKWKENEFEFKINNITLLDEIRGKMIKGLRVNIDLDDLSLDLMEKLEKITAKYKGEAKLYINVIDSKENITLDLMSTKFKVDPSNEMIQELGQLPEVVYQII; this comes from the coding sequence ATGTACATTATTTTTGATACCGAGACCACAGGATTACCAAGGAGTTATGATGCTCCAATGTCTGCTGATGACAACTGGCCCCGACTGGTCCAACTTGCTTGGCAGCTTCATGATGCCAAGGGTAAGCTGATTTCCAACAATAATTTTATTGTCAAACCAGAAGGTTTTACCATTCCTTATAATGCCGAGAAAGTCCATGGGATTTCCACTGATAGGGCTTTGAAGGAAGGGCATGACTTGGTGAAGGTCTTGGAGATTTTTCATCAAGACGTAGTCAAAGCGAAGTATCTGGTTGGTCATAATATTGGTTTTGATATCAATGTAGTAGGCTCGGAGTTTTTGAGAAAAGATATTCCAATGCAGCTTCAGCAAATGAAGGAGTTGGATACCAAAGATATTTCAACAGAATTTTGTGCACTACCAGGGGGACGAGGTGGGAAATTTAAATGGCCTACACTTACCGAATTGCATAAGAAACTTTTTGGAGTTGGATTTGAAGATGCCCATGATGCGGCTTATGATGTGGCAGCAACAGCCAAATGTTTCTTTGGTCTGATCACACAAAAAGTTCATCCTCCTGTGTCAGGAGTAGAGGTTTCTGAGGTAGTCTATGAAGAACCTCAATTGGAGGAAGCCAATTTTGTAGATGCAAAAGATGATCAGAAGGCAGCTGCAAAAGATGTCTTAAGAGCTGCTGGAAATGCTGACATTTCTGATTTAGTAGAAGTTCCTTTTTCCCATCTTCATGTTCACACGCAGTACTCTGTTCTTCAATCAACATCAGAAATTCCGGCTATGGTTGCCCTTGCCAAAGAAATGGGTATGCCTGCGCTTGCCATGACCGATCATGGCAATATGATGGCTGCATTCAACTTTGTAAAGGAAGCGTTAGCTAAAGAAATCAAGCCGATTATTGGATGTGAGTTCAATTTGACTAAGGATCGAAAGAACAAAAGCCAGAAAGATGATGGTTACCAAACAGTGCTTTTAGCAAAAAATAAATCAGGCTATCACAATCTTGCAAAGCTAGCCTCTTACGCAAATATTGAAGGGTTTTACTACGTGCCAAGAATCGATAGAGATGTTTTGGTGGAGTATAAAAGTGATTTGATTGCCACGACAGGTGGGCTGTGGGGAGAGATTCCATACTTGATTCTTAATGTGGGAGAAACACAAGCCGAAGAAGCTTTTATCTGGTGGAAAGAACAGTTTGGAGAGGATTTTTATGTAGAGCTAAGCCGTCATGGTATTCCTGAGGAAGAAAAAGTCAATGAAGTCCTCTTAAAATTAGCCAAAAAATATGGCGTTAAATATTTTGCTGCAAACAACACCTATTATAATCAAAAATCTGATGCCAAAGCACATGATATTTTACTTTGTGTAAAAGATGGGGAGTTGGTTGAGAAGCCAAAGAAATATATAGGAAAGCGTGGGAGAGAATTTCGCTATGGGTTTCCAAATGATGAATTCTACATCAAGAGTCCTGAGGAAATGAAGAAGCTTTTTGCTGACCTTCCAGAAGCCATTGCTTGTACCAATGAGATTGTAGAGAAAATTGAAACTTATAAACTCGCAAGAGAAGTTCTGCTTCCAAAATTCGATATTCCAGAAGAATTCAAAGATGCCCAAGATGAGGAAGATGGTAAAAAGAGGGGAGAGAATGCTTACCTCAGACACTTGACCTACGAGGGAGCTAAAAAAAGATATCCTGAACTTACAGATGAAATCAGAGAACGACTGGATTTTGAATTGGCGACAATTGAAAACACGGGTTATCCCGGATATTTTTTGATTGTTCAGGATTTCATCAGGGCTGCAAGAGATATGGGCGTTTCCGTTGGACCAGGAAGAGGTTCAGCAGCGGGTTCAGCAGTGGCCTATTGTACAGGGATTACGAATGTTGACCCGATCGCTTACAACCTCCTTTTTGAGAGATTTTTAAATCCGGATCGGGTTTCACTTCCCGATATTGATATTGACTTTGATGATGAAGGTCGTCAGAGTGTAATTGATTATGTAATTAAGAAATACGGTTCAAAGCAGGTAGCGCAAATCATTACTTATGGTACGATGGCCGCCAAATCTGCCATCCGTGATACAGCGAGAGTCTTGAACCTACCGCTTTCAGAAGCGGATAGACTTGCGAAGCTCGTTCCAGATATTAAGCTAAAAGCACTTTTTGCGCTTGCAAAGGATAGAGCGAAGCTGTCTGACAAGCTGAAAAATAACAATGAAGATATCGGAAAAGCGGATGAGTTAATCCGAATCTCCAAAGGTCAAGACGAAACCTCAAAGACAATCAATCAAGCGACCATGCTTGAAGGTTCTGTGAGAAACCTTGGGATTCATGCTTGTGGGGTGATTATTACGCCAGATGATATCACCAATTTTGTGCCAGTGGCTTTGGCCAAAGATTCGGATTTGGTTTGTACCCAATTTGACAATTCCGTGGTAGAAAGTGCAGGTCTACTCAAGATGGACTTCTTAGGTTTAAAGACCCTGACTTTGATCAAAGATGCTGTGAAGATTGTCAAAGAAAGACATGGGATTCTTCTTGATCCAGATAATTTCCCGATCGATGATGTGAAGACTTACGAGCTTTTCCAAAGAGGTGAAACAGTCGGGATATTCCAATATGAATCTGCTGGAATGCAGAAGTACATGCGGGAATTGAAACCAACAGTTTTTGCTGATTTGATTGCCATGAATGCGCTTTATAGACCAGGACCGTTGGCTTATATCCCGTCATTTATCAAGAGAAAGCATGGGACAGAGCAGATTTCCTATGACTTGGATGACATGAAGGAATTCCTTGAGGAGACTTATGGGATTACAGTTTATCAGGAGCAAGTGATGCTACTTTCTCAAAAATTAGCAGATTTCACCAAAGGTGAGGCGGATGTTTTGAGAAAGGCGATGGGTAAAAAGCAGAAGGACGTTTTGGATAAAATGAAGCCAAAATTCATCGAACAAGCAGCTGCTAAAGGTCATGATGCAAAGAAACTTGCTAAAATTTGGACGGACTGGGAAGCTTTTGCTTCTTATGCTTTCAATAAATCCCACTCGACTTGCTATGCATGGATAGCTTATCAGACAGCTTATCTCAAGGCGCATTATCCTGCAGAATACATGGCTTCAGTACTCAGCAATAATATGAATGACATTTCGCAGGTGACTTTCTTTATGGAAGAATGTAAGCGAATGGGTATAGCTGTTTTGGGTCCTGATGTCAATGAATCCAAAAGTGGCTTTACTGTAAATCAAGAAGGAAAAATTCGCTTTGGACTGGCTGCTGTCAAAGGATCTGGAACTGCCGCTGTGCAGTCTATCATCGAAGAAAGAGAAAAAGCGGGACCTTATCAAAATATTTTTGATTTTACAAAAAGGGTGAATTCCAAAGCCGTAAATAAAAAGACTTTAGAATCTCTTGCTATGGCGGGAGGATTTGACTGTTTTCCAGAACACCATAGAAGGCAGTATCTAGAATCAGTGGATAATGACGGGACAGTGTTGGAAAAAGCGGTGAAGTACGCCCAAAAAGTACAGCAAGAAGCAGACAGCTCACAGGTGAGTTTGTTTGGCGGAGGGACAGGTATGGAAGTGCCTTTGCCAAGTTTTACTCCAATAGAGCCGTTCAGTCAATTGCAGCAATTGAATATTGAAAAAGAGGTGGTTGGACTTTATATTTCTGGTCATCCTTTGGATCAATTCAGAGTAGAAATAGAATCTTTTACCAATACTCCTTTACCGGAATTTTCAAATATGGATATTCTTCGACAAAAAGGAGACATCAAAACAGCAGGATCTGTATCTAGCTTTGCTCATCGTACAACCAAAACGGGTAAGCCTTTTGGAACCTTGACTTTAGAAGATTATCATGGGGCACACACGTTCTTTATTTTTGGGGATGATTATGTGAAGTTCAAAGAATACTTTATGACGGGTTGGTTCTTGTACATCACAGGTTCAGTTCATCCAAATAAATGGAAGGAAAATGAATTTGAGTTCAAAATCAATAACATCACCTTGTTGGATGAGATTCGAGGTAAAATGATCAAAGGTCTTCGGGTAAATATTGATCTAGATGACTTGAGTTTGGATCTTATGGAAAAATTAGAAAAGATCACTGCTAAGTATAAAGGTGAAGCCAAGTTGTATATCAATGTAATTGACAGTAAAGAAAATATCACCCTTGATTTGATGTCCACAAAATTCAAAGTTGACCCATCTAATGAGATGATCCAAGAATTGGGACAGCTGCCGGAGGTGGTGTATCAGATCATTTAA
- the trxA gene encoding thioredoxin, with amino-acid sequence MAKAIEITDSNFEEIMKSEQPILVDFWAEWCGPCKMIGPVVEELAGDYDGKAVIGKVDVDSNPAVAAQFGIRSIPTLLFFKGGQIVDKQVGAVPKSVLAQKLDAQL; translated from the coding sequence ATGGCAAAAGCAATTGAAATTACTGACTCTAACTTTGAAGAGATCATGAAATCTGAGCAGCCGATCCTAGTGGATTTTTGGGCTGAGTGGTGTGGACCTTGTAAAATGATCGGACCTGTAGTTGAAGAACTAGCGGGTGATTATGATGGGAAAGCCGTAATTGGCAAAGTGGATGTAGATTCCAATCCTGCTGTAGCAGCACAGTTTGGAATCAGAAGTATCCCAACCCTTTTGTTTTTCAAAGGAGGTCAGATTGTAGATAAGCAAGTAGGTGCAGTTCCAAAGTCAGTTTTGGCTCAAAAGCTAGACGCACAGCTTTAA